The nucleotide sequence GAAGGAAGATGACGCAATCAATCAGATAATTATAGAAGCTTTGAATAAAGCGGGTGCACCGACAATATCAGAAATATTCTCTGTCACGGCAGCATCCCCGCAAATGATTGTTTCAGGCAATCCCGATGTTTCTGCTACGCCTTTATCAACCGCAATGGACAGTGTTCTGCCTTCTCAGAGACGACAGGAAGATAACCCGATGACTGAAATTGTTTCATCAGCCGTGAGGCCGGTTGATGAGATTTCTTCTGCCGTCATGACAGTCGCACCGGAGAAAGGGGGACAGTCGGATGGGAGCACGCAACAGCTATTGTCATTAATGGGGATGAATGTCGCGGGCACAGTGACAGAACAGATTATGGCGAGTGAAGCGGAAATCGTACCGCCATACACATCAATGCCTTCACAACACGCGGTTCAGGCAACATGGCAGAACGAAAATGCGATTGAGACACCCTGTATTGGAGAGCAATTCTGGGACTGGCTGTCCGCTGGATTAAGGCATGGGGTAATGACCATTAATACGCCGGAAGCCCGGATACATCTGGTCAGTGGTTTTGTGTTTGTGAGTGCGCTGGCCATTTTCTTCCAGTTTCTCAGTGAGAAGAAGCAGGTGGATGGCAAGGAGGTTAGCGAAAAATGGAAACGGGTACAAACCGCATTTGAGCGGTTGGGACGACATCGAGTCAGTGGTGGAAAGTATTTTTGTTGTTGTCATCTTTATGATTCGGCTGATCGGACTGGCTCCTATCAACGTATTCATGGCTACTTAATCAAAAACACGTTGCTTTATCGTGACCGTTCTGTACCAGAGGATAGCCCTTTTCTCATGATTTCCTGAAAAGCATCTTTAATAACAATATGTTATTTTCTGCGCCCGGCAATGGGTTTTTAAATTGATGAAGTGAGGAAGTAGAGATGGACAGTATGACCTGGGATAACCTGCTGGATGAGTATTTTTTTGCTAGAATTTTGCGGCCGGATACGGAGTCGAGTTATCGCAAGGTGGTGAATACATTTAAGGTGTTTGCAGGTGTCAGCAATCGGCCGGCTCAAGTGACCCGACAACAGGTCCTGGCGTGGCGCAGATATGTGTTGCATCAGTCTGGCCTGAAAGGTGTGACCTGGAACAGTAAGATTGCGCATATGCGGTCAGTGTTTAATTTGGCGATAGAAGAAAAAATACTGCCCCAAACGGAAAACCCATTTATTGGTGTAGAGGTTAATGAGAACAAAAATAAAAAGAAAACATTGACCAAAAAACAACTGACAACCTTGTATCTCACGATGGGGCAATTTGAAGAGCGGGAACGACGGACAGGGGATAATCATCGTGCCCGCTGTGCATTATATCCGACCTGGTACTGGCTGACGGTATTGGATACGTTGCGTTATACCGGGATGCGGCAAAATCAGTTATTACATATCCGGCTCGGGGATATTGACCTGGATGTGCGCCGGATTATTCTTTGCTCTGAGGGGAGTAAGAACCATTATGAACACCAGGTGCCGGTGGTGAAATGGTTGTATCCGCGGCTGGAGATTTTGCTGGAACGTGCGCAAGCCGCTGGGGCAAAACCCAGTGATCCCCTGTTCTGTGTGAACTATTTTACCGCCAAAACAGACAGAGGAAGTGAAACTGATCAATTACAGACGATAAAGTCATTCTTTCGTCGTTTGTCAAAGGAGTGTGGATTTGATGTGGGCCCCCACCGTTTCCGGCATACTTTGGCAACTGAACTGATGAAAGCGCCTGATCGTAATTTGCAAATGGTGCGCGGATTACTGGGCCATCGCAGTATTGCCACAACGATGGAATATATTGATATCAATCTGGATATTGCCGGGCGCGCGCTGGAGCGTGAGTTGATGCTGTATATTGATGTTGAGCCAGAAAGAGGCGAAATGCTAATCGGATAAAACAGAATATTCTCGCTGTTGTCTGAATTTGCCTTTTTCTACATAAATAATTCCCTGTTGCAAGATGGGGAATTTTTTTGAACTGATGCAGTCTCCCAGAATTAACCTTCTTCTAACCAATCAGGAAATCTGAAGAACCGATATACAACATCGTGTTAATTAATTCATTGATTTTAGTTTGGATGGCTTGACAGTTGCAATAGAACTTGTAAGTATTGCGCTCAGACGGAAAAAGGACATCTGATTTCTCAGATATCCTAATCCTAGAACCTTTATATTTATATCCAAGTGGCGCAAAACTGATCAATCTACAATTATGCATTCCAGGTTCTGATATCGAACGCCCGTCGAGCTTTCATCTCTCAATCAACGCGCTTTGAATGGTGCCCGGAGGCGGAATCGAACCACCGACACGAGGATTTTCAATCCTCGTGCTGAGATGTTAGTATTTTGTAATCAATGCGAGAATTTTGTAATTAAGATACTGGGTTAGTACTTTTCATATTTCGAATTACTTAAATTCGAGTGTGCAAAATGAAGATACTTCCCGTAATTTCTCCTAAAGGTGGCGAAGGTAAATCCACACATGCCGCCAATGTAGCCGGTTTTCTTGCAGATGCCGGATTCACAACTCTCCTTCTTGACGCTGATTATTCTCAACCCACTTCAAGCAGTATTTTTGCACTTGAGTATGAAGCCCCAGCTGGTTTGTATGAACTTCTTATGCAGACTGCTGACCTGGGTCAGAAAGACCAGATTATTTCCCGTTCTGTTATAAATAATCTGGATGTCATCATTTCCAATGATCCTGATGAACTCCTGCCTACGGCCATGCTTCATGCGCCTGACGGACGTTTGCGTCTGAGGAATATATTGCAGCACCCTCTGTTCAGTCAGTATGACGCTATCATCATTGATTCAAAGGGCGCTACTGGTGTGATGGCCGAGCTGGTTGTGCTGACGGCCACTGAATTTGTATTGGGTGTGATTAAGCCTATTTTGCCAGATGTTCGTGAGTTTCTGCGGGGATCGTTGCGTATGTTGACGCGACTGCAATCGTTTGAGAATTATGGTATTCGATTACCTTTAATTCAGATATTGGCGAATGGTATTGAAGGCACTAATCTTGACCGCGATACGTTGAATGAACTGGCCCATATTATCGAGCATAAACGTTACGATACGTCCTCTTTTGGTGGGCGAAGAGTATACCAACTGCTGAAAACCCGCATCGACCTGCTGGATATTTATAAGTTGGGGCATGTGCGTGCCCAACCCGTTCACCGTCTTGAATACAAAACCTCCCGTAAAAGCCCCGCTGCCGCGCAAACAATGCACTGTCTGTCCTGTGAGTTGTTCCCTGAATGGCATGAACAGTTTGATGCACTGATGGCGAATAAGGGGGTGAAGAATGCGTAACCCTTTTTCTTTACCGGATGGTATTGAACAACCGTATTCTTGCGATGCTGAACAAGCCGTTCTTGGTGGGTTGATGCTGGATAATGATCGATGGGATGAAATCGTACCACTGATACATGCTGATGATTTTTTCCTGCCCGCTCATCGACGGATTTATGGCGCTGTCGCAACCATGTTTGCGGCCAATTTGCCTGTTGACGTACTAACGTTGTCTGAAATTTTAGAGCAAAAGGAGCAGCTAAAACAGGTTGGGGGATTTGCCTATTTAGCTGAACTTGGCAAAAACACCCCGAGTACGGCAAACATTGTTGCTTATGCGGAAATTGTTCAGGCGAAAAGTCGCTTGCGTCAGTTGATAATGCTGGGAAATGAGATGAGCGATCAGGCTGGCCATCCTCGTGCTGATTTTACTGACATTACCGAAATGGCGGAGCAGCGTTTATATACGCTGTCTGAGCAGAAAGCTGTGCGCCAAGATATTAGCTTGAAAGAAGGGCTGGGTTTGCTGATTGAAAAATTAGAGCAGGCCAATGGAGGTAATGGGATAACGGGTACGCCGACAGGCTTTAGGGAACTGGATACAAAAACCTGTGGTCTTCAGCCGGGCGACCTTATCCTGCTGGCCGGTCGGCCTTCTATGGGGAAAACCGCACTGGCACTGGCTTTCTGTCTGAGCGCACTGGAGAGTGCTCCTGATGCTGTTGCTCAGATTTTTAGTCTGGAAATGCCGATGGATCAATTATTGATGCGTATGGTGTCCATGTTGGAACGTATTCCGCTTGAACGCCTGCGTAGTGGATTAATGGATGATGAAGATTGGGCACGGGTTAGTAGAGCAATGGAGACGCTAATTCAATGGGAAAATCGGCTGATAATTGATGACAACAGTTATCAGACTCCGGCTTTATTACGCGCCCGTGCCCGCAGAAATGTGCGCAAGTATGGTCGACCTTCATTGATTATGGTGGATTATCTGCAACTTATCCGAAGCCCGGAGCAGGAAAACCGAACCCAGGAAATTGCAGAAATTTCCCGTAGCTTGAAAGCTCTGGGTAAAGAATTGGGTTGCCCAGTACTGGCGCTTTCACAACTTAATCGTCAACTAGAGCAGCGTACAGATAAACGTCCTAATAACGGTGACTTACGGGAATCGGGGGCGCTAGAGCAAGATGCTGATCTGATCTTGTTTGTTTACCGGGATGAAGTGTATGACGCCAATACATCGGATATTGGGATAGCCGAAATCATTATTGGTAAACATCGTCAAGGATCGATTGGAACAGTCAAGATCCAGTTTGATGGTGCCTGTACCCGGTTTAGTGATCTTACAGAGAGGTATTATGATCTTGGTGCTAAAAGGGGAAATATATGAGTAAGCATAAAACCTCTCTAAGCGATGCAATACTTCAACGTGGCAAAACACCACAATCACCAATCAGTACTGTTGTTTTGCCTATGGCAGAAATGCCAATGGTATTAACGTTGGATGAGTTACAGCCAAACCCGGATAATCCTCGCCTCAGCCGTAATCCCCGTTTTGACGATATTAAAGCTTCTGTTCGTGCCAGAGGACTGGATTCTGTACCGAAAGTGACGCGAGATCCGGAAGACAGTGGAAATGTTTACATTTTCAGTGATGGAGGCAATACCCGTTACCAAATCCTATGTGAATTATGGAAAGAAACGGGTGAGGAACGTTTTTTCCGAATCCCTTGTTTGTTTAAACCCTGGCCTGGTCGGTTGCAGTGTGTCATTGGGCATCTGGCAGAAAATGATGTTCGGGGGGATTTAACGTTTATAGAGAAAGCGCTTGGTGTTTTTAACGCAAGTTCTATGCATGAGAAATGTTTGGGAAGACCGATCTCACAACGAGAATTGACAGATTTATTAAAACAAGAAGGGTTTCCAATATCACAAACCAGCATCAGTCAGATGCATAACACGGTGCAATATTTATATCCTCATATGCCTAATTTGTTGATATCGGGTATGGGGCGTCCGCAAGCAGTAAACATATTGTCTTTACGAGTTGATGCTCAAAAAACCTGGAATAGTTTTTCTTCAGAGGCATCGTGTGGGAAGGACTTCGATTCAGTTTTTGGTGAGGTATGTCAGCGCTTTGATAATCCTGAACTCTATTCTTTTGACATGCTACGGGATGAACTGATTGGGGAATTAATAAAAGCTTTGCCACATCCTGCCCTTAATTATGATCGCTGGTTATTGGAGCTCGATCCTAAAGAGCGAAACCGTCGTCAGTTGTTTGGTGAGCCCCCTCCTATTGCTGAACATTTGCGCGATGCGGATAGACAAGCCGCTGAAGTGCCTGAAAAGTCGGTACCTCTTGTGACTAAAAGCGCTGCCTGCGTTTCGGCAGTGGAACCTGAGTCGCATGGGGATGTTATCGAATGTCAGGAAGATAAAAAGACCGAGGAATATGAAGTTTGTCCGCCCAAAGTTGAAGTTCAGCCTGATGTGTATGAAACTCGGCCAACTTTATCCAGTGAGTTGTCGACAATACAGGATAAGGAAGATATTGCGCCTTTAGTATCAGCACCTTTATCGCAGATAGTTCCCTCTACTTTAAGTGAATTTAATCACTGTCTTCCAACACCACCACAAACTTCATTATTAACAGAGCCTACGCCATCTGATGGATTGAGTTTTGCACAAACTGGTCTGGAGCCAGTTAGTGATATCTGGTCTATCTCACCGGTACGAGATGATATTGAGCATTTACAAGATATGGCGTTTCGTTTGGCATTCGAGTTAGCCGAAGAAATGGGAGGAGCGGATGAGCTTGAGGAAGCTAAAGATACGGCCTGTGAAATGGGTTATCGATTAGCTTATTCCCATACGGCATCACGTTTTGTACAGGTGCTGTTGTCGTTGACGGGGGAGAGTGACCATAACGGTGAATTGGCAGATACAGGTATAGGCATGTTGGGAACCTGGTTTGTCGGGTCTGACAAGGATACTCCAGTATTGCCTGATGTCGCAGTAGTGAAATTTATGCGTCTTATTCGGGTGTTGCGCCGGTTACGTGAACTGCAACGTGAGTTGTCGGTAGTCTCAGCAGAAGGGAATGGCAATGTCTGATGATATTGATGACACGAGGGCTCAGGCTGTTACCGCGATGTGGCTGGAAGAGCAGATCGCTGTTGTACGGCGTGAGATGCATACCGGTAGGGTGTCACTGAAATATTGTGAAGGATGTGGTGATCGGATTGATGAGCAACGTCGGCAGATTTTGCCGGGGGTCCAGTTGTGTGTTGGATGTCAGGAAGTTGCTGAGCATTGGGAACAGGTCAGATGTATTACCGGAGGTCATCGTGGTGGGTAAGTTCAGATCTTATGTGTTCCAATTTTGTTCAGACGTATCGTATTGCATTGAGAGAGGTGCCTTATGAGCCAGATATCCCAGGTAACCAATGCCTTGTTAACTCAACTGGTCATGGAGTTGAAATCGGGTTATCTCCGCCGCTGTGAAGCACTGGGTTTGATGGACGAAGAAATGCGGATGTTACACAGTTTGACTGTGGAAGACTTGCATTATCTGATGAATAGCCCGGTGTCAGTCCTTACGCTGCGTATCCATCATGAAAATTTTGCGTTAATGCTGCAACAAGCCCGACGTGAGCAAAAACGTCTGCAACGTCTTGATCGGGCACTGATGTTAGGCGGCTCAATTGAATTGATGCAACACTACTTTGGGTTGACTTCTGTTGAGGTGAGTTCCCGTCGTCGTATGTTAGGGATTGAAGCTCGCCAGGGTCGATGTCTGATGCTGACAGATAAAGACAGTGCTGAGGTCTGGCGACTGTGGAAAGCGAATGTCACTGATCTGGATAGTGCGGATGGGCTGGATGTGATGATGCAGGCCGCTGAACAGCTGGTCGTGTCACTGACGGCAGTCTGGAATGCTGTACGTGGCTGGATTGAAGACGAAAAGAACACAGTAAAACCTGAAGTTGGTCAGGGACGGCAAGACAGGTGAAAAAGACAGAGATCACTCAGGGGTTGTTGGCCCCCTGTTCTGTACCACTCGTCTATAGAAAGAAAGCGGTAGAACAATTGAAACGTTATCGACAGGGTAGCAAAAATTACACTCGGATCAGGGCGAAAGGCAAAGGTAAAGTTTCTCATCGTTGCCTAAAAATTGATATTGGCATGTTTTGGCGGTTGTTAAGTCGTAACGGAGGACGAGATTGGGAAATGATGACACATGAGCGGTACAACAATGAAATCTGGAAATAACACACGGAAGGCTCCTTTGTCATCTGATAGCCTCATTGCTTTTACGTTGGAGCAAATGAATGCCCGACTGGCAGCTCAAGCTGAAGGTGATGAAAAAAAACAGTTGCGCAGTGGGCTGTTGTATCTGGGGAACGTGCATGATGCTATTCCCCGTCAGTTAATTCTGGATACCCGATTATCTCCGCTCGATAAGATGGCCTGGATAATGATACGGCTGTATGCACAACAAAATGCGGGAGCGGTCTTCCCTACCTATGATGAACTGCAATTGCAACTGGCCTCTCCGCACAGCGGTAAAGCCTCCCGGGAAACCGTCAGCCGGGTATTGCTGATGTTGCGAATAACCGGCTGGCTAAGTTTGTGCAAACGCGTCAGGGATGAAAAAGGGCGCGTGAAAGGAAACATCTACGCCCAGCATGATGAGCCTCTGACATTTCATGATGCTGAAGCGCTTGATCCCAACTGGCTGGACACGGTGGGGGAGGCGTGTCGCCACAAAAACCGGGTGATTAGTCAGACTGCTTGGTCAGTATTGATGGAAGTTAAAGATGATCCGATGATGCGGCATCGCCGTTCCCGAATTGCTTTACTGGAAAATCGGTTAGGTCAGGTACAAACGCCGCAGCAAATGGCGGCGTTGCAAGCAATAAGTCAGCCAAGTTCGGTAACCGAACTTAATCCCAAAGGCCAGAACAGACTAAGTTCGGAAACCGAATTCAATACAAAAACAGGGGATAGTAATCCGAGTTCGGCAACCGAACTTAGTCTAAAATCAACGAGTTATGACAGAGTTCGGCAATCGAACGGTTACGTACGTCATTTCACACACAGTGTGAATAAAAATACGTACGTAGCCCCATCGGATGGCGACAACCCGATTGTTGAGCATTTGTTGCCTGTAGCGTTACGAAATCAGCTTTCTGATGACGACATCAGAATGCTGACGGAACAACTCCAGGCACTTCCGTCTGATCAGAGGCATTTGGTGTTGGATAGCCTGCGAGTTCCATTGGAAAATGGCTCGTTAAAAAATCCGGTGGGTTACCTACTGACACTGATGAAACGTGCCAGACAGGGAGAGTTGAGAAGCCCCGGTACAGCAAATCAGGGGGAAAACCCCGGCATGAAAAAGCCTGTTCCTGCCAGCCGTCAGAAAGACAGACCTGTTTTGCCAGAGGTGCAAAGAAAGGCCAATCCTGCCGTAATGAAAAAAGTGATTGCTGAAATCCGGCAGAATTTGATGAAAAGATAAATAGGGTCACTTTGGATGAGTCTTAAAGGGGTTATAGAGTCAGGCATTCCGAGGTATATGGGTATTTTTAAATGTCATCAAATAGATAAAAACGGTGATTAGAGTCTAATCATGGGCCAAAAGACATACAGTGATTAGAGTCTAATCATTATGGTTATGGGATGTTAATCAGGTTTTTGGGGGGAGCAAAAAAGAGTTTTGAATTGTGGTCACAGCCTGATAACGCAACTATCTCAGCGATATCCTTATGTCACAGAGAGAATGTACCATGACTGAAACTAAAGAGACACATGCTGTTCGCTCAGGCGCACTGCATTCCTCACTTACCATTGAGTTGCATACTCATTACGCTATCAGCCTGTGGAATGGCCGCCGGGATGAAAGTAGCAAAAAGAATAAACCGGTGATTATTAGCATGCCGCGATTTTTCTCACTAGCCGGTCGGATCAGCCAGGATTCCCTGATAGATAATCCGTATGCCGATATGGCGATGTTGGCACTGGAAACTAAGCTTGCTTCTGCTCATGACCAGATGCAGGCGGCGTTAGCGGAACTGGCGGCTACACTCTCGGGGGTACCTGCTCAAATCCATTTATCTGAGATTGCCTCTGTCGCTCCGCTCAATATTGGTGTTTACAGTCGCACTCCTTTGGGTTACCGCTGTGTTTGGTTATTAGTGGGTTACGATCAACTGGTGATGAAAGCCTTGCAGGCGCACCATTATGCGCTGATTTCCCGTCAACAATGTGACGGGTTTTTAAAAAAAGGGGGACACTGGGTACGCCAAATCTACGGTGCTGTCCAGCCGTACCGTAGTTTTGCTGTTACTCGTGACGATATCCTTTCCCAAACCCCTGCCGGCAGGGAAGCTATTACCCGTTTGGGGCTACCGGATGAGGCCGTTATGCGGGGCGAAAAACGTTCTGTTTTTTCTCCTGAATTAAAAAGTACGGTAAAGCAGAAATAAGCGATGAAACTGTTTCTGTGTGAAAAACCGTCTCAGGGGCGGGATATTGCGGTGGTATTAGGTGCAACAAAGCGTGGGCAGGGGTATTTAACTGGGCCGGGGGTGACGGTGACTTGGGCAGTTGGGCATTTATTGGAAACTGCCAGTCCAGAAGTTTACGGTGAACAATATGGTGCTCCCTGGCGGGCGTCAGTGTTGCCGATATTGCCGGCCTCCTGGCAAATGGTGGTCAAAAAGGAGACGGCTGACCAGTTTACTGTTATCTGTCGTCTGCTGAAACAGGCAGACGAAGTGGTGATTGCCACTGATGCTGACAGGGAGGGAGAAGTGATTGCCCGGGAATTACTGGATTATTGCCAGTTTCAGGGGAAAATATCCCGTTTGTGGTTGTCTGCTCTGGATGAGGTGAGTATTCGGGCGGCGCTTGCTAATATTTTGCCCGGTGAACAAACGGCATCGTTGTATTTGGCGGGACTGGGACGAGCCAGAGCTGATTGGCTCATTGGCATGAATTTTACCCGACTCTATACCGTGAAAGCCCGTGAATGCGGATATAGTGACATTTTGTCTATTGGGCGTGTTCAGACGCCCTCTTTGGCACTGGTTGTCTTTCGAGATCGGGAGATTATCGCCTTTACGGCTAAACCTTATTGGCAGGTGGTGGCTGACCTTCAGTTTGACGGACGAATTTTCCGGGCGGATTGGGTACCCGCTGCGACCTATTGTGATGAAGAAAAACGCTGTATTCATCAGAATGTGGCACAGACAGTGGTTAAGTTATGCCAACAAACTGGTACGGCTACTGTCCTGGAAATCAATACTAAACGGGAAAAGCATGCGGCTCCGTTGGCATTTGATCTTGGTAGTTTGCAACAGTTGTGCTCGAAGAAATGGAGCATGGGGGCTCAGCAGGTACTGAATATTGCCCAGAATTTGTATGAGACGCATAAAGCTACGACCTATCCT is from Photorhabdus laumondii subsp. laumondii and encodes:
- a CDS encoding TraR/DksA C4-type zinc finger protein, with amino-acid sequence MSDDIDDTRAQAVTAMWLEEQIAVVRREMHTGRVSLKYCEGCGDRIDEQRRQILPGVQLCVGCQEVAEHWEQVRCITGGHRGG
- a CDS encoding conjugal transfer nickase/helicase domain-containing protein, producing the protein MLKKIKILLAGTAAGKKSLPQPTAIPKTVKAGYFLPSESRLLLDISRRRQCLQCLWDNSALPKTHYQALWLAPLHECVALMQQLPAAPQGPYAHPGGLIDVTLQCTASAVRLAKGQMLPPGVAPETQAEQSVIWNTVVFYAALFHFLPVLAQFDGELDEGQPWYPGWVVPQGPYRFRFKTPPVETRVACHFGGVLAGRLLPAKALTWLASVPHALPALFCILSGDMKEDDAINQIIIEALNKAGAPTISEIFSVTAASPQMIVSGNPDVSATPLSTAMDSVLPSQRRQEDNPMTEIVSSAVRPVDEISSAVMTVAPEKGGQSDGSTQQLLSLMGMNVAGTVTEQIMASEAEIVPPYTSMPSQHAVQATWQNENAIETPCIGEQFWDWLSAGLRHGVMTINTPEARIHLVSGFVFVSALAIFFQFLSEKKQVDGKEVSEKWKRVQTAFERLGRHRVSGGKYFCCCHLYDSADRTGSYQRIHGYLIKNTLLYRDRSVPEDSPFLMIS
- a CDS encoding STY4528 family pathogenicity island replication protein encodes the protein MSGTTMKSGNNTRKAPLSSDSLIAFTLEQMNARLAAQAEGDEKKQLRSGLLYLGNVHDAIPRQLILDTRLSPLDKMAWIMIRLYAQQNAGAVFPTYDELQLQLASPHSGKASRETVSRVLLMLRITGWLSLCKRVRDEKGRVKGNIYAQHDEPLTFHDAEALDPNWLDTVGEACRHKNRVISQTAWSVLMEVKDDPMMRHRRSRIALLENRLGQVQTPQQMAALQAISQPSSVTELNPKGQNRLSSETEFNTKTGDSNPSSATELSLKSTSYDRVRQSNGYVRHFTHSVNKNTYVAPSDGDNPIVEHLLPVALRNQLSDDDIRMLTEQLQALPSDQRHLVLDSLRVPLENGSLKNPVGYLLTLMKRARQGELRSPGTANQGENPGMKKPVPASRQKDRPVLPEVQRKANPAVMKKVIAEIRQNLMKR
- a CDS encoding ParB family protein; its protein translation is MSKHKTSLSDAILQRGKTPQSPISTVVLPMAEMPMVLTLDELQPNPDNPRLSRNPRFDDIKASVRARGLDSVPKVTRDPEDSGNVYIFSDGGNTRYQILCELWKETGEERFFRIPCLFKPWPGRLQCVIGHLAENDVRGDLTFIEKALGVFNASSMHEKCLGRPISQRELTDLLKQEGFPISQTSISQMHNTVQYLYPHMPNLLISGMGRPQAVNILSLRVDAQKTWNSFSSEASCGKDFDSVFGEVCQRFDNPELYSFDMLRDELIGELIKALPHPALNYDRWLLELDPKERNRRQLFGEPPPIAEHLRDADRQAAEVPEKSVPLVTKSAACVSAVEPESHGDVIECQEDKKTEEYEVCPPKVEVQPDVYETRPTLSSELSTIQDKEDIAPLVSAPLSQIVPSTLSEFNHCLPTPPQTSLLTEPTPSDGLSFAQTGLEPVSDIWSISPVRDDIEHLQDMAFRLAFELAEEMGGADELEEAKDTACEMGYRLAYSHTASRFVQVLLSLTGESDHNGELADTGIGMLGTWFVGSDKDTPVLPDVAVVKFMRLIRVLRRLRELQRELSVVSAEGNGNV
- the dnaB-PI gene encoding SPI-7-type island replicative DNA helicase, which translates into the protein MRNPFSLPDGIEQPYSCDAEQAVLGGLMLDNDRWDEIVPLIHADDFFLPAHRRIYGAVATMFAANLPVDVLTLSEILEQKEQLKQVGGFAYLAELGKNTPSTANIVAYAEIVQAKSRLRQLIMLGNEMSDQAGHPRADFTDITEMAEQRLYTLSEQKAVRQDISLKEGLGLLIEKLEQANGGNGITGTPTGFRELDTKTCGLQPGDLILLAGRPSMGKTALALAFCLSALESAPDAVAQIFSLEMPMDQLLMRMVSMLERIPLERLRSGLMDDEDWARVSRAMETLIQWENRLIIDDNSYQTPALLRARARRNVRKYGRPSLIMVDYLQLIRSPEQENRTQEIAEISRSLKALGKELGCPVLALSQLNRQLEQRTDKRPNNGDLRESGALEQDADLILFVYRDEVYDANTSDIGIAEIIIGKHRQGSIGTVKIQFDGACTRFSDLTERYYDLGAKRGNI
- a CDS encoding tyrosine-type recombinase/integrase, whose amino-acid sequence is MDSMTWDNLLDEYFFARILRPDTESSYRKVVNTFKVFAGVSNRPAQVTRQQVLAWRRYVLHQSGLKGVTWNSKIAHMRSVFNLAIEEKILPQTENPFIGVEVNENKNKKKTLTKKQLTTLYLTMGQFEERERRTGDNHRARCALYPTWYWLTVLDTLRYTGMRQNQLLHIRLGDIDLDVRRIILCSEGSKNHYEHQVPVVKWLYPRLEILLERAQAAGAKPSDPLFCVNYFTAKTDRGSETDQLQTIKSFFRRLSKECGFDVGPHRFRHTLATELMKAPDRNLQMVRGLLGHRSIATTMEYIDINLDIAGRALERELMLYIDVEPERGEMLIG
- a CDS encoding DUF2857 domain-containing protein, with the protein product MSQISQVTNALLTQLVMELKSGYLRRCEALGLMDEEMRMLHSLTVEDLHYLMNSPVSVLTLRIHHENFALMLQQARREQKRLQRLDRALMLGGSIELMQHYFGLTSVEVSSRRRMLGIEARQGRCLMLTDKDSAEVWRLWKANVTDLDSADGLDVMMQAAEQLVVSLTAVWNAVRGWIEDEKNTVKPEVGQGRQDR
- a CDS encoding ParA family protein codes for the protein MKILPVISPKGGEGKSTHAANVAGFLADAGFTTLLLDADYSQPTSSSIFALEYEAPAGLYELLMQTADLGQKDQIISRSVINNLDVIISNDPDELLPTAMLHAPDGRLRLRNILQHPLFSQYDAIIIDSKGATGVMAELVVLTATEFVLGVIKPILPDVREFLRGSLRMLTRLQSFENYGIRLPLIQILANGIEGTNLDRDTLNELAHIIEHKRYDTSSFGGRRVYQLLKTRIDLLDIYKLGHVRAQPVHRLEYKTSRKSPAAAQTMHCLSCELFPEWHEQFDALMANKGVKNA
- a CDS encoding PFL_4669 family integrating conjugative element protein translates to MTETKETHAVRSGALHSSLTIELHTHYAISLWNGRRDESSKKNKPVIISMPRFFSLAGRISQDSLIDNPYADMAMLALETKLASAHDQMQAALAELAATLSGVPAQIHLSEIASVAPLNIGVYSRTPLGYRCVWLLVGYDQLVMKALQAHHYALISRQQCDGFLKKGGHWVRQIYGAVQPYRSFAVTRDDILSQTPAGREAITRLGLPDEAVMRGEKRSVFSPELKSTVKQK